One Micromonospora sp. WMMD1120 genomic region harbors:
- the eccB gene encoding type VII secretion protein EccB — protein sequence MRSRRDQVQAYLFEAGRLIGALMKGRPEGDDPPHRRFTIGTAVGLLLTVLIAAGFGIYGLLRPGGSDQWRRPGSIIVVKETGARYLLLGSELRPVLNYTSAALILQSTAPVRSVSRNSLTGVPIGAPVGIPDAPDAVPTGKQLYRGAWTVCARRPLDRTRTERTTLVLDDVAGRDPGALLVSTPDNGLHLVWQGRRYRLAGDQSRVALGYGGVPPVRVTEAWLNPIDSGRDLVVPVIAGRGRAGPTVAGVPSVVGQIFEVANPVLATRELYLARTDGFAPVSRTVGALLLGDPASRRSYPGSAPRPILVDADAMQAAPMVGGGEYVTGFPAEPPPQINDLRAAVPCVRHSIASGSVRSEALAVSGAALDRAVTVPTAAGTAGLADEVVLRTGSGMLLRDRPAPGAVPTGVYLVSEFGVKFPLPDDKTTESLGYAGVSPTDVPREFLALLPSGPALDRDAALTGRTWGR from the coding sequence GTGCGCTCGCGCAGGGACCAGGTCCAGGCGTACCTGTTCGAGGCCGGGCGGCTGATCGGCGCGCTGATGAAGGGCCGCCCGGAGGGTGACGACCCGCCGCACCGGCGGTTCACCATCGGGACGGCCGTGGGCCTGCTGCTCACCGTGCTCATCGCGGCCGGGTTCGGCATCTACGGGCTGCTGCGACCCGGCGGCAGCGACCAGTGGCGCAGGCCCGGCTCGATCATCGTCGTCAAGGAGACCGGGGCCCGGTACCTGCTGCTCGGCAGCGAGCTGCGTCCGGTGCTCAACTACACGTCGGCGGCGCTGATCCTGCAGAGCACCGCCCCGGTGCGGTCGGTCTCGCGCAACTCGCTGACCGGGGTGCCGATCGGGGCGCCGGTGGGGATCCCGGACGCGCCGGACGCGGTGCCGACCGGCAAGCAGCTCTACCGTGGCGCGTGGACGGTGTGCGCCCGACGCCCGCTGGACCGCACCCGGACCGAACGCACCACGCTGGTGCTCGACGACGTGGCGGGCCGCGATCCGGGCGCGCTGCTGGTGTCGACTCCGGACAACGGGCTGCACCTCGTGTGGCAGGGCCGCCGGTACCGTCTCGCCGGTGACCAGAGCCGGGTCGCGCTGGGCTACGGCGGCGTGCCCCCGGTACGGGTCACCGAGGCGTGGCTCAACCCGATCGACTCCGGACGTGACCTCGTCGTACCGGTGATAGCCGGGCGCGGCCGGGCCGGACCGACGGTCGCCGGCGTCCCGTCGGTGGTCGGGCAGATCTTCGAGGTGGCGAACCCGGTGCTCGCCACCCGCGAGCTGTACCTGGCCCGGACCGACGGGTTCGCCCCGGTCAGCCGCACGGTCGGCGCGCTGCTGTTGGGCGATCCGGCCAGCCGGCGCTCCTACCCCGGCTCGGCACCCCGCCCGATCCTGGTGGACGCCGACGCGATGCAGGCCGCGCCGATGGTCGGCGGGGGCGAGTACGTCACCGGCTTCCCCGCCGAACCCCCGCCCCAGATCAACGACCTGCGTGCGGCTGTGCCGTGCGTGCGGCACAGCATCGCCTCCGGCAGCGTACGGTCCGAGGCGCTCGCGGTCAGCGGCGCTGCGCTGGACCGGGCCGTCACGGTGCCCACCGCGGCCGGCACGGCCGGTCTCGCGGACGAGGTGGTGCTGCGCACCGGCAGCGGAATGCTGCTGCGTGACCGGCCCGCGCCCGGAGCGGTGCCGACCGGCGTCTACCTGGTGTCCGAATTCGGGGTCAAGTTCCCGCTCCCGGACGACAAGACGACCGAATCGCTCGGCTACGCCGGGGTGTCCCCCACCGACGTGCCCCGGGAGTTCCTCGCGCTGCTGCCCAGCGGGCCGGCGCTCGACCGGGACGCCGCGCTCACCGGGCGGACCTGGGGCCGCTGA